In Quercus lobata isolate SW786 unplaced genomic scaffold, ValleyOak3.0 Primary Assembly Scq3eQI_12, whole genome shotgun sequence, a genomic segment contains:
- the LOC115973134 gene encoding uncharacterized protein LOC115973134 yields the protein MLKNLHLFECSKFVNLPENLRNLESLFNLSLRGIAIELLPSSVGRLTALRHLNLSDCENLLCLPESISQLSRITRLNLDGCKRLRWLPDIRSQDCNINVNNCTTLERFPESPKNCPFWCRHFDFCVACVNCFNIQFCVKGLTSGKLVGRLPYVLPVKQIPNGFEKANIRDSSVLASPSFHRCDYSVNMQLPRSGFDELWAILLCVVFVPCEHYNHSHYLIEIKSNKVWFQRIASEYGKIESHHLALSLHYLNFFDLETPGWSIDEKGFHEVEFTSYRERGGGDSRVPFVKQARHHIKDSDDWENTRMMGHGHRL from the exons ATGCTAAAAAATCTTCATCTTTTTGAATGCTCAAAATTTGTCAACTTGCCAGAGAATCTAAGGAATCTTGAAAGCCTGTTTAATCTTTCTCTAAGAGGAATAGCAATAGAATTGTTGCCATCTTCCGTTGGACGTTTGACTGCCCTTCGGCATTTGAATTTAAGTGATTGCGAAAATCTTTTGTGTCTTCCTGAAAGCATCTCCCAACTCTCTAGAATTACAAGGCTCAACTTGGATGGTTGCAAGAGGCTTCGATGGTTACCAGATATTCGGTCACAAGATTGTAATATAAATGTAAACAACTGTACCACACTGGAGAGATTCCCAGAAAGCCCAAAAAATTGTCCCTTCTGGTGTCGTCACTTTGATTTCTGTGTCGCGTGTGTCAATTGCTTCAATATTCAATTCTGTgtcaag GGACTAACAAGTGGTAAATTAGTGGGGAGATTACCTTACGTTCTTCCTGTAAAACAAATTCCAAATGGATTTGAAAAGGCCAACATACGTGATAGTTCAGTTTTGGCATCTCCAAGTTTCCACAGATGCGATTATTCAGTGAACATGCAATTGCCACGGTCGGGGTTTGATGAGTTGTGGGCAATTCTTTTGTGCGTTGTTTTTGTACCCTGCGAGCATTATAATCACTCACATTATCTGATTGAAATCAAATCGAATAAAGTATGGTTTCAACGTATTGCGTCAGAATATGGTAAAATTGAATCGCATCACCTTGCGCTGAGCCTGCACTATTTGAATTTCTTCGATCTGGAAACCCCTGGCTGGTCTATTGATGAGAAGGGATTCCATGAAGTTGAGTTTACAAGCTACCGGGAGCGTGGAGGTGGAGACAGTAGGGTTCCGTTTGTTAAACAAGCAAGACATCACATCAAAGACTCGGATGATTGGGAGAACACTAGGATGATGGGACATGGGCATAGATTGTGA